In one Arachis duranensis cultivar V14167 chromosome 9, aradu.V14167.gnm2.J7QH, whole genome shotgun sequence genomic region, the following are encoded:
- the LOC107465136 gene encoding uncharacterized protein LOC107465136, whose protein sequence is MMDRSEQIKLCVGYYWIMRMQFDTLMLLFLVTLYMYIRNRRRGHTSIGRRVNTLPLRRDALDNIIGEGGDRNCIWELRMSLNAFATLCELLQVQGGLDEDGHVGIGEQVATFLIILAHHTKNRSVQVRFYRSGETISRYFHKVLCSVLRVQSILFAKADPVPEDCVDPRWKWFKGCLGALDGTYIDVTVPKSDKSRYRTRKSRISTNVLGVCNRNMNFVYVLSGWEGSASDSRVLRDAITRRNGLKIPIGCYYLVDAGYTNGRGFLSPYRNVRYHVNEWVQGHRAPQNRLELFNKKHSSARNVIERCFGLLKKRWAILRSPSFYPIRVQSHIIIACCLLQNFIRMNMDVDPEEDATLLPEHIPVGDDTIVDEADTIDVVESSHEWTQWREDLATEMWKIWRGERGA, encoded by the exons ATGATGGATCGTTCTGAACAAATTAAGCTATGTGTTGGATATTACTGGATTATGAGAATGCAATTTGACACGTTAATGCTGCTTTTTTTAGttactttatatatgtatattaggaATAGAAGGCGGGGTCATACTTCGATTGGTCGAAGAGTGAACACATTGCCATTAAGGCGAGATGCATTAGATAATATCATTGGGGAGGGTGGAGATAGAAATTGCATATGGGAGTTAAGAATGAGTTTAAATGCATTTGCAACTTTATGTGAATTGCTACAAGTTCAAGGTGGATTAGACGAAGACGGTCATGTTGGCATAGGCGAGCAAGTAGCTACTTTCTTAATCATATTAGCTCACCATACCAAAAATCGGAGCGTACAAGTTAGGTTCTATAGGTCTGGTGAAACTATTAGTAGGTATTTTCACAAGGTATTGTGTTCGGTTTTGCGTGTCCAAAGTATCTTATTTGCAAAGGCAGACCCTGTACCGGAAGATTGTGTAGATCCCAGATGGAAATGGTTCAAG GGTTGTCTAGGAGCATTAGATGGAACTTACATAGATGTCACAGTCCCGAAGAGTGATAAATCCAGATATCGGACGAGGAAATCTAGAATATCCACCAATGTCTTAGGAGTCTGCAATCGGAACATGAATTTTGTCTATGTCCTTAGCGGTTGGGAAGGATCGGCATCTGATTCAAGGGTACTTAGGGATGCTATTACTCGACGTAATGGCTTGAAAATACCTATTG GGTGTTATTACTTAGTGGATGCTGGCTAtaccaatgggagaggattttTATCTCCTTATAGAAATGTTCGCTATCATGTGAATGAGTGGGTTCAAGGTCATCGGGCACCACAAAATCGTCTAGAGTTATTTAATAAGAAGCATTCTTCGGCTAGAAATGTGATTGAGCGGTGCTTTGGGTTGCTTAAGAAAAGATGGGCAATTCTACGAAGTCCCTCGTTCTATCCTATTAGGGTTCAAAGCCACATTATTATTGCTTGttgtttgttacaaaattttattcgtATGAACATGGATGTTGATCCCGAAGAAGATGCAACTCTTTTGCCAGAACACATACCGGTAGGAGATGATACTATTGTTGATGAAGCTGACACTATTGATGTTGTGGAAAGTAGCCATGAGTGGACTCAATGGCGTGAGGACCTAGCAACCGAGATGTGGAAAATATGGAGAGGAGAACGTGGCGCGTAA
- the LOC107465137 gene encoding uncharacterized protein LOC107465137 produces the protein MIADDSADDIGASEPAGAGGGSSSGTQQYPPHFLSLGLDAMRQPGVPCEVAGFGARDAEGSAGVQYKVVESDYRRYVGKCSEFGNGCTWLIWLNLQQRKGIWEVKRYNGPHTCLASSISSDHRRLDYHVISVFIMPMVRANASVSIKVLLNATASHYGFRPTYRRVWMAKQKAVALIYGDWDESYNELPRWVLGVQVTMPGSIAVLRTSPVRVRGQLDESKAYFHRLFWTFPPCIEAFRHCKPLVSIDGTYIYGKYGGTLLVAIAQDGNSNILPVAFALIEGENAESLSFFLSHLRQHVTPQLGLLVISDRHNGIKVALEAPNGGWLPPAAYRAFCIRHVVANFALTFKSKEARRLLVNAAYAKTEVEFHYWFDILRSEDPAWNLCPVTSSDQRLLILYVILLLILGWLYNSGRMDM, from the exons ATGATTGCTGATGATAGTGCCGATGATATCGGAGCCAGTGAGCCTGCCGGTGCCGGTGGTGGCTCTAGCTCTGGCACACAGCAGTACCCTCCACATTTTTTATCTTTGGGCCTGGATGCCATGAGGCAGCCGGGGGTACCTTGCGAGGTTGCAGGATTTGGCGCAAGAGATGCAGAAGGGTCAGCTG GTGTACAGTACAAGGTTGTGGAGTCTGATTATCGCCGTTACGTTGGCAAGTGTTCTGAGTTCgggaatgggtgcacatggttgatttGGCTGAATCTCCAGCAGCGCAAGGGCATATGGGAGGTCAAACGGTACAATGGACCGCATACTTGTCTCGCCAGCTCTATCTCCAGCGATCACAGGAGATTGGATTATCATGTGATATCGGTATTCATTATGCCAATGGTTAGAGCTAATGCATCCGTTAGCATTAAAGTGCTCCTAAATGCGACTGCCTCGCACTATGGGTTCAGGCCGACCTACAGGAGGGTCTGGATGGCGAAGCAGAAGGCTGTTGCGCTCATTTATGGTGACTGGGATGAGTCTTATAACGAGCTCCCAAGGTGGGTGTTAGGAGTACAGGTGACGATGCCTGGTTCTATTGCAGTTCTTCGGACTAGCCCTGTTCGAGTTAGGGGACAACTGGACGAATCTAAGGCATACTTTCACAGACTGTTCTGGACTTTCCCACCGTGTATCGAGGCATTTCGTCATTGCAAGCCGTTGGTTAGTATTGATGGGACCTATATATATGGCAAGTATGGGGGTACTCTGCTTGTTGCGATTGCACAAGACGGGAACTCCAACATACTCCCTGTTGCATTCGCACTAATCGAGGGTGAGAATGCTGAGTCTTTGTCATTCTTTCTCTCGCACCTCCGTCAGCACGTTACACCACAGCTGGGTCTGCTCGTTATCTCTGACAGGCATAACGGCATCAAGGTCGCCCTTGAGGCTCCCAACGGGGGCTGGCTACCTCCGGCTGCATATCGAGCTTTCTGCATTCGTCACGTAGTAGCGAATTTCGCCCTCACCTTCAAGAGTAAAGAAGCAAGGAGGCTTCTTGTGAACGCTGCCTATGCTAAAACGGAGGTCGAGTTCCATTACTGGTTTGATATTCTTCGCTCTGAGGATCCGGCGTGGAACCTGTGTCCTGTGACCTCTTCGGATCAGCGGCTCCTCATCCTCTATGTCATCCTCCTCCTCATCCTAGGGTGGCTGTACAACTCTGGTAGGATGGACATGTAA
- the LOC127741524 gene encoding uncharacterized protein LOC127741524 codes for MASTPRQWTEQETEQFVAFMEELVVEGKRADAGQFKPGAFQKLADKMNEKFPGCGLTVKHIRNKHKRLKEKYMFVAEMLGCSGFGWNSEKMCVEVDSKQVLEAWGKGRNVTLYTPGKPFPLFERLGGIFGKDRATGLDACSGKDAEEDVTPGSTFAAATAGGLGLAGDDVDMEDLAAAESELPNTFSTSFASSSEKNQGRHTATKKNNDAAVLSNLAETFKAAVEDQGKHVQVLANAMSGVNEQVNLGQTLKSLGFNTMEIVQIAKKFVQNPELKATFWSLDEEKTAFARDIMENF; via the exons ATGGCCTCCACACCCCGCCAATGGACTGAACAAGAAACTGAACAATTTGTGGCGTTCATGGAGGAATTGGTTGTTGAAGGCAAGAGGGCAGATGCCGGTCAATTTAAGCCAGGGGCATTTCAAAAGCTGGCGGATAAGATGAATGAGAAGTTCCCTGGATGTGGTCTCACTGTGAAGCACATCAGAAACAAACACAAGCGcctgaaagaaaaatatatgtttGTGGCTGAGATGTTGGGTTGTAGTGGTTTTGGGTGGAATTCTGAAAAGATGTGTGTTGAAGTGGATAGTAAACAAGTATTGGAAGCTTGGGGAAAG GGTCGCAATGTTACACTCTACACTCCAGGCAAGCCATTTCCGTTGTTTGAACGTCTTGGGGGTATTTTTGGCAAGGATAGAGCTActggtcttgatgcatgcagTGGAAAAGATGCTGAAGAAGATGTCACACCGGGCTCTACATTTGCTGCGGCCACAGCTGGTGGCTTGGGTTTAGCTGGAGATGATGTTGACATGGAGGACTTAGCAGCTGCCGAGAGCGAACTACCCAATACCTTTTCAACCTCGTTTGCCTCTTCAAGTGAGAAAAACCAAGGACGTCACACTGCAACTAAGAAAAACAATGATGCTGCAGTCCTATCAAACTTAGCTGAAACTTTTAAAGCTGCGGTTGAGGATCAAGGAAAGCATGTGCAGGTTCTAGCCAATGCAATGTCTGGTGTTAATGAGCAAGTGAATCTTGGCCAAACGCTAAAGAGTCTTGGTTTTAACACAATGGAGATCGTGCAAATTGCAAAGAAATTTGTGCAGAATCCAGAATTGAAGGCAACCTTTTGGAGTTTGGACGAAGAAAAGACAGCATTCGCACGAGATATAATGGAAAACTTTTAG
- the LOC107465148 gene encoding LRR receptor-like serine/threonine-protein kinase ERL2 encodes MDLSDNQLYGDLPLSISKLKQLEFLNLKRNQLTGPIPTTLSQIPNLKTLDLAQNKLIGEIPRLLYWNEVLQYLGLRGNMLTGTLSPDICQLTGLWYFDVRGNNLTGTIPDSIGNCTSFEILDISYNQISGEIPYNIGFLQVATLSLQGNRLFECIRSIQRKKISRNKATRGEDKALVSYDGCWDINRL; translated from the exons AT GGATTTGTCTGACAATCAGCTATATGGTGATTTACCTTTGTCCATATCAAAGCTGAAACAGCTTGAGTTTTT GAATTTGAAGAGGAATCAGTTGACTGGTCCCATTCCCACAACTTTATCCCAAATCCCAAACCTGAAAACCCT CGATCTTGCACAAAACAAGCTCATTGGAGAGATACCTAGACTACTCTATTGGAATGAAGTCTTGCAGTACCT TGGATTGCGAGGGAACATGTTGACTGGAACTTTGTCCCCTGATATCTGTCAATTAACTGGTCTGTGGTATTT TGATGTAAGAGGCAATAACTTGACTGGAACTATACCTGACAGCATTGGGAACTGTACAAGTTTTGAAATATT GGACATCTCATATAATCAGATTTCTGGAGAGATTCCCTATAATATTGGATTTCTTCAAGTGGCTACATT GTCACTTCAAGGAAATAGACTTTTTGAATGCATAAGGAGCatacaaagaaagaaaatctcAAGGAATAAAGCTACAAGAGGAGAAGACAAAGCGCTAGTATCTTATGATGGCTGTTGGGATATTAATAGACTTTGA
- the LOC107465135 gene encoding uncharacterized protein LOC107465135: MTIAEYTSKFEELCRFSRICQGAPEDFAEWKCIKYKGGLWSDILSFVAPMEIRVFSELVNKSRVAEDCVRKAATEKESLRVPFQRPSGRSFALRGRNFKRRGFVLQQTQGQDNYRRPNTNVNQGRRFVKQPQQDLNCQKCGRYHPGVPCRLGIRVCYSCGQPGHMATNCLEKKKYEIGRVQQPGRVYTTSTIGAEGSETLIRGNCEIAGKILNTLFDSGASHSFIAFEKAHELGLRMVVLGYDLKVYNATHEAIVTRIGCPQVPFRVQ, translated from the coding sequence ATGACTATTGCTGAGTATACTAGTAAGTTTGAGGAGTTGTGTCGCTTTTCTCGTATCTGTCAAGGTGCGCCTGAAGATTTTGCTGAATGGAAATGTATTAAATATAAAGGAGGTCTTTGGAGTGATATTCTGAGCTTCGTTGCTCCAATGGAGATCAGGGTATTTTCTGAATTGGTGAATAAGAGTAGGGTGGCTGAGGATTGTGTGAGGAAGGCGGCAACAGAGAAAGAGAGTTTGAGGGTACCTTTTCAGAGGCCTTCAGGGAGGAGCTTTGCTCTAAGAGGTAGGAATTTCAAGCGTCGAGGCTTTGTTCTGCAGCAAACTCAGGGTCAAGATAATTACAGAAGGCCGAATACTAATGTCAATCAGGGAAGAAGGTTTGTGAAGCAGCCACAGCAGGATCTGAATTGTCAGAAGTGTGGAAGGTATCATCCTGGAGTTCCATGCAGATTAGGAATTAGAGTATGCTATTCCTGTGGACAGCCCGGACACATGGCCACTAATtgcctagagaagaagaagtatgAGATTGGTAGGGTGCAGCAGCCGGGGAGAGTATACACCACTTCTACCATAGGtgctgagggatctgagacactgaTTAGAGGTAATTGTGAAATAGCTGGTAAAATCTTAAATACTTTATTTGATTCAGGAGCAAGTCattcatttattgcatttgaaaaggcccatgagttaggattgagaATGGTGGTTTTAGGTTATGATTTGAAAGTATATAATGCTACTCATGAAGCTATAGTGACTAGGATAGGATGTCCACAAGTTCCCTTTCGAGTGCAATAG
- the LOC107465134 gene encoding receptor-like protein 43: MAKSTHERSISFAFLFLSIVLAVAVQALQSSGHAPPVGCLEEERQALVMLKASFKDPSSRLISWEEKHDCCQWNGVTCNNITGHVVKLDLRNPCFLSREYGYFQPNCSLTKYTLESKQLHSSLFQFKYLTYLDLSGNNFHASSIPTFVNSSMQQLQFLSLSYSRFSGMIPFGLGSLTKLLFLDLSFNALYSDDVFWVSHLSALRYLHMSDVHMGKAHNLLQVLNMLPSLLELDLTNCSLNELQIRHELGGATNLSRLQFLNLSKNGIVEAPFLDTFQNSTSIAVLDLSYNRLKEVPFWLGKFLNLAYLNLRSNVLSGSFPSVLQNLTALKNLDLSQNNIDSVPLWLSDLKGLQHLNVSLNNLSHVEGSLASILGNCCHLQTFNLSNNKIQGDLGHMESGCMSYDLEKLDLSKNEFNGQLPAWLGQLENLVVLSLHSNLFYGSIPSSIGKLSNLKQLILYENQLNGTIPDSIGLLEKLSYLDLTYNQLVGVLPNSITKLANLKYLYLSYNKLHGSLPNSVGQLVSLGTLLLATNNFSGVIPRSLGQLVNLEILDLSENSIQGTIPQSLGQLSKLRSLYLYKNNLHGNIPQSLSQLLRLQVLDMSSNHLEGLIFELRWSNQLQLFNLFGNAFIGSVPHDIADRLPNVSMFLLGDNLLNGSIPNSLCIIDSLYILDLSSNNFSGEIPDCWRATQEVSDIDLSSNRLSGIIPSSIGNLPSLEWLHLNNNSFHGDFPPFLRKLKQLRLLDLGENNLSGILPSWIGDFLPSMHLLRLPQNKFYGNIPTKICQLLELKILVLSNNKMSGPIPPCIMNLAGMILKKKSNETNADSQDQLQNEQEVMLSMKGEELVYSTNLKLVADFDLSNNNLSGSIPEGITMLTALQSLNLSYNKFSGKIPSQIGDMKLLESFDVSHNLLSGMIPNNMSSLTFLSHLNLSYNNLSGPIPKGNQFQTLDDPFLYIGNPSLCGPPLQNQCNAPVDDSQEDDDEDEDGRDKEDQKEKWLFYFVVALGFITGFWGFIGVFLLKKGWRHAYFQCIDDAMHKIVTIARSKQD, from the coding sequence ATGGCAAAGTCAACGCACGAAAGAAgcatttcttttgcttttcttttcctgTCGATTGTATTGGCAGTGGCGGTACAAGCGCTGCAATCCTCCGGCCATGCCCCACCAGTTGGTTGCCTGGAAGAAGAGAGGCAAGCTCTTGTCATGCTGAAAGCAAGCTTCAAAGATCCGTCATCGCGGCTTATCTCTTGGGAAGAAAAGCATGACTGTTGCCAATGGAATGGTGTGACTTGTAACAACATTACCGGCCATGTTGTCAAGCTTGATCTCAGGAATCCATGCTTCCTATCAAGGGAGTATGGATATTTTCAACCAAATTGTTCTCTCACCAAATACACGCTTGAATCTAAGCAACTGCATTCTTCTCTGTTTCAGTTCAAATATCTCACTTATTTGGACTTGAGCGGAAACAATTTTCATGCAAGTTCAATTCCCACGTTCGTCAATTCTTCTATGCAGCAGCTGCagtttctctctctttcttactCTCGTTTTAGCGGGATGATCCCCTTCGGTCTTGGAAGCCTTACAAAACTGTTGTTTCTTGATCTAAGCTTTAATGCTTTGTATTCTGATGATGTGTTTTGGGTTTCTCATCTTTCTGCGCTTCGGTACCTTCACATGAGTGATGTGCATATGGGGAAGGCACACAATTTGTTGCAGGTACTTAACATGCTTCCTTCTTTGTTAGAACTTGACTTGACGAATTGCAGTCTAAATGAGTTGCAGATTCGCCATGAACTTGGTGGCGCCACAAACCTCTCTAGACTTCAATTCCTTAATCTCTCAAAGAATGGAATTGTTGAGGCTCCTTTTCTGGACACTTTTCAAAACTCAACTTCCATTGCTGTGCTCGATCTTTCTTACAATCGGTTGAAGGAAGTTCCATTTTGGTTGGGTAAATTTCTTAACCTTGCTTATTTGAATCTAAGGAGTAATGTTCTTAGTGGTTCATTTCCCTCTGTTCTTCAGAATCTGACTGCTTTGAAAAATCTTGACCTCTCTCAGAACAATATTGATTCTGTTCCATTGTGGCTAAGTGACTTAAAGGGTCTTCAACATCTAAATGTTTCATTGAATAATTTAAGTCATGTTGAGGGTTCTCTAGCTTCAATTTTGGGAAACTGTTGCCATCTCCAAACATTTAATTTGTCCAACAATAAGATTCAAGGAGATCTAGGCCATATGGAATCTGGTTGCATGAGTTATGATTTAGAGAAACTGGATTTGagtaaaaatgaatttaatggGCAACTACCGGCATGGTTAGGGCAACTTGAAAATCTGGTAGTCCTCTCACTTCATTCAAATTTATTCTATGGTTCCATTCCTTCTTCTATTGGAAAGTTATCAAACTTGAAACAACTAATCCTTTATGAAAACCAGTTGAATGGGACTATTCCAGATTCCATTGGTTTGCTTGAAAAACTCAGTTACTTGGATCTTACTTATAATCAATTGGTTGGTGTGCTACCTAATAGCATAACAAAACTTGCAAATTTGAAGTATTTGTATCTTTCATATAACAAATTGCATGGCTCTCTTCCGAATTCTGTTGGACAACTTGTCAGTCTAGGTACCTTGCTTCTTGCCACTAATAATTTTAGTGGTGTGATTCCTAGAAGTCTTGGGCAACTTGTAAACCTAGAAATCCTGGATCTTTCAGAAAACTCCATACAAGGTACAATTCCTCAAAGTCTTGGTCAACTTTCAAAATTGCGGTCCCTAtatctttataaaaataatttgcatGGCAACATCCCCCAAAGCTTGAGCCAACTTCTAAGGTTGCAAGTGTTAGATATGTCTTCTAATCATTTAGAGGGCTTGATTTTTGAACTAAGATGGTCTAATCAGCTGCAATTATTCAACCTCTTTGGTAATGCTTTCATCGGTTCAGTTCCCCATGATATTGCTGATAGATTGCCAAATGTTAGCATGTTCCTTCTCGGAGACAATCTTCTAAATGGATCAATTCCGAATTCATTGTGCATAATAGACTCTTTGTACATTCTTGATCTTTCAAGCAACAATTTTTCTGGGGAAATACCTGATTGTTGGAGAGCTACACAGGAAGTAAGTGATATTGATCTTTCATCAAATAGATTATCTGGCATTATTCCAAGTTCCATTGGTAATCTTCCCTCTTTAGAATGGTTGcatttgaataataatagttTTCATGGAGACTTTCCACCATTTTTGAGAAAGCTAAAGCAACTCAGACTTTTGGATCTTGGAGAGAATAATTTGTCAGGGATTTTACCTTCATGGATTGGGGACTTTCTTCCCTCAATGCATTTGCTTAGGCTACCACAAAACAAGTTCTATGGAAACATTCCAACAAAGATATGCCAACTTCTTGAACTTAAAATCCTGGTTCTTTCTAACAACAAGATGAGCGGCCCAATCCCTCCTTGTATCATGAATCTTGCAggaatgattttgaaaaagaaatcaaatgaaACAAATGCAGATTCTCAAGATCAACTGCAGAATGAACAAGAAGTCATGTTGAGCATGAAAGGAGAAGAGCTTGTTTATAGCACAAATCTAAAACTAGTAGCCGACTTTGACTTGTCCAATAACAATTTGAGTGGATCTATTCCTGAAGGAATAACTATGCTCACAGCATTGCAAAGCTTAAATCTATCATACAATAAGTTCTCAGGCAAAATCCCTTCACAAATAGGAGATATGAAGTTGCTAGAATCTTTTGATGTTTCCCACAACTTGCTTTCAGGCATGATTCCAAACAATATGAGTAGTTTAACTTTTCTAAGTCACTTAAATTTGTCCTACAACAACCTTTCAGGACCAATCCCAAAAGGAAACCAGTTTCAAACCCTTGATGATCCATTTTTGTACATTGGTAACCCTTCTCTTTGTGGGCCTCCACTACAAAATCAATGTAATGCACCTGTTGATGATTCCCaggaagatgatgatgaagatgaagatggcAGAGACAAAGAAGACCAGAAAGAAAAATGGTTGTTCTACTTTGTTGTGGCTTTGGGCTTTATTACTGGGTTTTGGGGATTCATTGGtgtttttttgttgaaaaaagGTTGGAGGCATGCTTACTTTCAATGCATTGATGATGCAATGCACAAGATTGTTACAATTGCAAGAAGTAAGCAAGATTGa